The genomic window AAGCATGTGAGCCAAGATTTTCATATCTCCTTTGTGAACCATACAAGAGCCAATAAATCCAAGATCTACTTTTTTGTCTCCACCATAGAACGATAATGGTCTGATGGTATCGTGCGTATATCTTTTAGAAACATCGGCATTATTGACATCTGGATCAGCAATCATTGGTTCAGCAATTTGATCTAAATCAACAACAACTTCAGCGTAATATTTGGCATTTGCATCTGGTCTCAAAGCTGGTTTCTCACCTGAAATAATTTCAGCGATTCTCTTATCAGCAATGGCAATCAATCCTTTAAGAACCTGATTTTTATTATCCATTCCTTTATCAATCATGATCTGGATTCTACCTTTCGCCATCTCTAGAGATTCAATTAAGGTATAATCTTCAGAAATACAGATAGAAGCTTTTGCTTTCATTTCTGCTGTCCAATCTGTAAATGTAAAGGCTTGATCCGCATTCAGCGTTCCTAAATGAACCTCAATAATTCTTCCTTGGAATACATTCTCTCCACCAAATGTTTTAAGCATTTGAGCTTGTGTAGCATGCACTACATCACGGAAATCCATGTATCCTTTCATGTCTCCTTTGAAAGTTACTTTTACAGATTCTGGAATTGGCATAGAAGCCTCACCAGTAGCCAATGCAAGAGCAACAGTTCCTGAATCAGCACCAAAAGCAACACCTTTTGACATTCTTGTATGAGAATCACCACCAATGATGATAGCCCACTCATTTACAGTAATATCATTCAATACTTTATGAATAACATCCGTCATAGAGTGATAAACGCCTTTCGGGTCACGAGCTGTAATCAAACCGAAATCGTTCATGAATTTCATCAATCTAGGAATATTTGCTTTGGATTTATTATCCCAAACAGAAGCCGTGTGACAACCTGATTGGTAAGCACCGTCAACAATTGGAGAAATCACAGTAGCAGCCATAGACTCTAATTCCTGTGAAGTCATAAGTCCAGTTGTATCTTGTGAACCAACAATATTTACAGTAACACGAACATCTGAACCAGCGTGTAAAATTTTACCTGGAGTTGTCCCAACCGCATTTTTATTAAATATTTTTTCAACAGCAGTAAGACCTTGTCCTTCAATAGAAACTTCTTTTGAAGGAGCATATACTGGAACAATATCAATACCCAGCGTTTTTGAAGCAAATGTTTGTAATTTTTTTCCAAATACAATTGCGTAAGAACCACCCGCTTTTATGAATTCAATTTTTTGAGGAGTAAATGCCTTGGAAATATCAATTAATTCTTTGTCTCCGTTATAAAGTTTTTTAGTTTTTGTATTGATCGTAAGAACAGTACCTGTAGCAACAGAATAAACTTCTTCAAGAATAGGATCACCACTTTCGTTAAGAAGAGGTTTCCCATTTTCGTCTAATTTTTTAACCCAGTTTTTAAGATCAAGACCAATACCTCCAGTAACATCAACAGTTGTTAGGAAAATTGGAGAAATACCATTTGTTCCTGCAACAATTGGAGCAATATTAATAAACGGAACATACGGACTTGCTTGTTTTCCTGTCCAAAGTGCCACGTTATTTACACCTGACATTCTGGATGAACCCACACCCATAGTACCTTTTTCGGCGATTAACATCACGCTCTTATCCGGATTTGCAGTTGCTAAAGCTTTGATTTCAGCTTGTGCTTCAGGAGAAATTAAACATTTTCCGTGCAATTCACGATCTGAACGAGAGTGTGCTTGGTTTCCTGGAGAAAGTAAATCAGTTGAAATATCTCCCTCGCCAGCAATGTATGTAACTACTTTAATTTCTTCTGCAATTTCAGGCAGTTTAGTAAAGAACTCCGCTTTAGCATAACTTTCTAGGATATCTTTTGCAATTTCGTTACCATTTTTAAAAGCTTCAGCCAAACGATCTGTGTCAGCCTCATAAAGGTAAACTTGTGTTTTCAAAACTTCAGCGGCTTGTTTAGCAACAGCAACATCATTTCCTAAAGCTAAATCAAGTAAAACTTTGATAGAAGTACCACCTTTCATGTGAGACAACAACTCTAAAGCAAAAGCAGGCGTGATTTCAGCAACTACTGATTGACCTAAAACAATTTCTTTCAAAAAATTGGCTTTTACATTTGCAGCAGGAGTAGTTCCAGGAACAACATTATAAATAAAGAAGTTAAGAGAATCTGCTCTATACTCGTTATTCAAATCTTTAATTTGCGCAATGATTTCGCTTAATAATTCAGCACCATCAATTGGTTTTGGGTGAAGACCCTGACCTTTACGCTCTTCAATCTCTTGGAGATAATCCTTATAAGTATTCATAATAGAAGTCTTTTCAGTGTTATATGACTAATTTACCTTGATTAATTCAAAATCTAAAAGCCAAAATATTTAGTTTTTTATTGTTTTTTTAGTTTTGCAAATTTAAAGCATTTATGATGAGAATTAAAAAGATTTTAGAACAAGATAGCAATTGAAGCATTATAATTACAAATAAATGAAATTATGTGATTTTTATTGAAATATTCTAAATATCAGATTGATTATTTATCTAATTACCACTTAATAAGACAAAAAAAGAATTTGCTTTTGATTTATTTAGTTTGTTTTTACAAATCATAATATCAAATATCTGATTTTAAAATTGAAAAAACATCAAACCAAGAAAAACAAGTATTTACATCAGCTTATCAATAATCATTTCTTCGGTAATTCCTTCTGCGTCTGCTTTGTAGTTTTTAATAATTCTGTGACGAAGAATTCCAGTTGCTACTGCTTTTACATCTTCAATATCTGGCGAAAATTTACCCTTAAAAGCCGCATTGGCTTTGGCTGCCAAAATTAAATTTTGCGATGCTCTAGGTCCTGCTCCCCAATCCAAATAATTTTTCACAAATTCGTTTGACAAAGCATTATCTGGACGAGTTTTACTAACCAAACTTACCGCATATTCAATCACATTATCCGCAACAGGAATCCTGCGAATCAAATGCTGAAAATCTATAATTTCTTGAGCTGTAAACAACGGATTAATTGAATTTTTATCATCAGAAGTTGTTCTTTTTACCACCTGAACTTCTTCTTTAAAAGAAGGATAATTCAATTTTATAGCAAACATGAAACGGTCTAATTGTGCTTCTGGCAAAGGATAGGTTCCTTCTTGTTCAATTGGATTTTGTGTTGCTAATACAAAATAAGGCAAATCTAATCTATAGTTATGACCTGCAATAGTAACAGAGCGTTCCTGCATGGCTTCAAGCAAAGCCGCCTGTGTTTTTGGAGGTGTTCTATTGATTTCGTCCGCTAGAATAATATTCGAAAAAATGGGTCCTTTTATGAATTTGAAATGACGGGTTTCATCTAATATTTCGCTTCCTAAAATATCTGAAGGCATTAAATCTGGCGTAAACTGAATTCTTTTAAAATCTAAACCCAATGCTTGAGCCAACGTGTTTACCAGCAAAGTTTTGGCTAAACCAGGAACACCTACTAAAAGTGCATGTCCTCCAGAGAAAATGCACAATAAAATTTGATCAACGACAGCATCTTGACCCACAATAATTTTTGCAATTTCTTTTTTTAGTTCATTTCTTTTGTGAACTAAACTCTGTATAGCTGCTACATCTGACATAAAATATTTTAGATTTTAGAATTAAGATATTAGATTTCTAATCCGCAACCACTGAACACTCAAAACTGAATACTGAACACTATTTCTTAAGCCAATTATTTGTAAAAGTACAATCTCTGTATTCTCCGTTAATTTTGATGTAAGTATCTTTAATCTTATCATCAAACCACTTCCCAATGGCTTTGATTTGCTTTTCTTTTAATGCCAATTCTTTTATTTTAGTATAATCCTTGGCATAATCAGCGGTATGCTCATTAATTCTATTGGTTACAGTAATTAATTTGTATTTTTTCTTACCCGATTGATCTTCATCCAACAAAGGCGAAGAAATTTCATTTTCTTTCAAATTGGAAATCTGACTGTACAAAGTAGGCTCCATTTTGGTCAATTCGAAACGAGTATCTTGGGTTCTTGGATTAATCAAAACACCACCATTAGTTCTGGTTTCTTTTTCATCCGACATGGTTTTTGCAGCTTTATCAAAAGAAATTTCTTTATCTTCAATTCGCTTTCTAATCAAAGTAATTTTATCTTTAGCTTCTTTCAAATCGTCAGAAGTAACAGCAGGAGTCAATAGAATATGACGCAATTCGACATCTTGACCTTTAATTTTTTCTACATAAATAATATGAAAACCAAAATCAGTTTCAAAAGGTTCTGAAATTTCTCCTTCGGCAAGACTAAAGGCTACTTCTTTAAATTCTTTTACGAATTGTGTTTTTCGGTTCATTTTATAGTAACCTCCAGTAGCTCTTGAACCTGGATCTTGCGAATACAAAACAGCTTTAGTAGCAAAACTAGAACCTCCTTCTTGAATTTCTTTTTTAAATTCTTTCAGTTTATTAATCACCTTTTGTTTCTCGGCTTCCGAAACTTTTGGTGTTATAACAATCTGTGCTACTTCCATTTCTGCTCCAAAAACAGGAAGCTCATCTTTAGGTATGGCTTTAAAGAAATTACGGACTTCTTCTGGAGTAATTTCTACGGCATCAACAATTTTCTTCTGCATTTCAGAGGTCAACTTTTGTTCTTTTAAAACATCAAAAAAGTAGGTTCTAAAATCTTCTTCTGAACTTTTTTTATAATATTTTACTACTTTTTCCATAGAACCTATTTGCTCCACCATATAATTCAATCGTTCTTCCATAGAAGTCCTAACCTCTGCATCCGTAACTTTCAAACTATCTTGTACCGCTTGATGAGCATACAATTTATCTTCCATTAATTTACCTAGCATTTGGCATCTTGTTATATCTTTAACAGAACCTCCTTGGCTTGAAATTTCTAAATACGATTTATCAATATCCGAATCCAAAATAATGTAATCTCCCACTTTAGCAATAATACCATCTACTTTCAACTTCTTGCCTGTATCAACTTTTTTGACAGTATCAACTACACTTTCTTTTATTATTTCTTGTGCTACAGCAAAACTGCTTGAAAAAAGCAAAAGAAAAAACACAAGTGCAATTTTAGTAGTAACGAACTTCATTGGTATTGATTTTAAAAGCATTATTTTGAAATTTTATTTTATTTATAAATTATTCAGGAAACCAGCGCAAGATTAAAATACTAACCTCCAATTAATCGAAGGCAAATATACGCTTTAAGAATCAAGAAATAGAATTGTTTTAACGGCTAGAATAGCATTAAATTATAGCTGTAAAAATAACAATTCAAATACATAATACAAGTTTCCGAGATAGTATTAACATAAATTTATAGGCGCAATTATTTTACTTTGAAAAGAATCAAATACTTTTATACCAAACTTATTTCAAATGGCAAAAACTTACACTTTTATTCTACTACTACTTTTTATTTCACAACTTGGATTTTCACAAACTGAAAAAGAAATAAAAGGTAAAATTATTTGTAACTACACTCCTATTCAAAACGTCGAAGTACTAAATTTAGCGAGTCAAAAGACATCTATTTCCAATGAGAATGGAACATTTTCTATTTTAGGAAAAACGGAAGACATTCTTGTTTTTGTTACTAAAAGATACGATTACAAAAGCTTTGTCTTAAAAGAAGATGACTTCAAAAAGAAAGAAATCATCATCGAATTAACACAAAAAACAGAACAATTAGATGAAGTTGAGATTTCAAAATCACCAATTAAAACATCTGGGTTTTACAGCAAAGAAGCTGCAGATGAAATAAATTTAAGAAAAGCAAACAGTCCAAAACCGATAGGTGTTTATGATGGGTCTTTAGCAAATAGTGCCGACTTAATTCAAATTGGAAAAAAAATATTAAAATTATTCAAAAAAGAACAAGAAACAACTACGGATAAAGATTCAAAAATTGAATTCAAAGAGTTAGCAGCAACCTCATTTACTCAAGATTATTTCAACAAAACACTGCAATTAAAATCAGAAGAAGTAAATCTTTTTTTAGAATATTGTGATGCTGACCCTAAATCAAAAATCATCATAGAAAATTCAAATCCCTTGAGCTTAATGGATTTTTTATTTGATAAAAATGAAGAATATAAGAAATTGAAAAAGTAACCAATAAAAAAAAGCTGTCAAAATTGACAGCTTCCGGTTTTATCAAAAATTCAATTAAGAATTTTATTTTTTCATATTTTCAATAAATTGATCAAACAAATAGGATGAATCGTGTGGTCCTGGACTTGCTTCTGGATGATACTGTACAGAGAAACAATTTTTGTCTTTCACTCGCATTCCTGCAACAGTTCCATCATTCAAATGAAGGTGTGTAATTTCCATATCTGAATTATTATCCAACTCTTCTTTATTTACAGCAAATCCATGATTTTGAGAAGTGATTTCTCCTCTTCCAGTAATGATGTTTTTCACAGGATGATTAATTCCTCTGTGTCCGTTGAACATTTTATAAGTAGAAATTCCATTTGCCAAACCAATAATTTGGTGTCCTAAACAAATACCAAATAAAGGCTTATCATTAGCCAAAATTTCTTTGGCAACTTCAATAACCCCAGTTAATGGCTCTGGATCACCAGGCCCATTGGATAAGAAAAATCCATCTGGATTAAATTCAGCTAAATCTGAATATTTTGAATCATAAGGAAATACCTTAATGTAACAATCTCTTTTGGCAAAATTACGAAGGATATTAGTTTTAATTCCTAAATCTAAAGCTGCTATTTTATAGGTTGCATTTTCATCTCCATAGAAATAAGGTTCGGTGGTAGAAACTTTAGAAGCCAATTCCAAACCTTTCATATCTGGAACTTTTGCTAAAGCCGCTTTCAGTTCTTCAATTGGAGTTCCATCAGTACAAATTACCGAGTTCATTGCTCCATTGTCGCGAATGTAACTTACCAATCCACGAGTATCAACATCAGAGATACAGATCAAGTTTTGTTTGGTAAAATAATCTTCCAAACTTCCTGAAGCATCTTCACGAGAATAATTGAAACTGAAATTTTTACAAACTAACCCTGCGATTTTTACATCACCTGATTCTACTTCTTTGTCATTTACTCCGTAGTTTCCAATATGAGCATTAGTAGCGACCATAATTTGTCCGAAGTAAGATGGGTCAGTAAATATTTCCTGATAACCCGTCATACCAGTATTAAAGCATACTTCGCCAAAAGTAGTTCCTGAAATTCCAATAGATTTTCCGTGGAAAATGGTTCCGTCACTTAATAAAAGTATAGCGCTTTTTCTTGTTGTGTATTTCATTCGTTGGTGTCTATTATTTTTTTTATGATCTAATGAAGTGCAAAATTCGTTTCGTCAGTAGTCAAATTTTTTGCAAATTTAATTCTTTAAAACAGTGGATGCAATGTTTTTTGAAAAATTTATATTTATTGAAGAGTTTATTATGAAAAATCAAAAGCACAAACTATTACGAATAATCTTCATAGTAAATTTTAAAGTTCTAAAAAATCAAAAAAAAAGGACAAACTAATAAAAGTTTATCCTTAATTTTTATAGAATGATTATTTTCATAATTATTCAGCAGCCTCTTTTGGAGTTTCAGGTTCAGCAGCAGGACCTTCTGTTTCAGCCACAGGAGCTTCAACAACATCATCTGCTTTTTTAGCTTTTCCACCACGACGGCTTTTTGCTTTTTTAACTTCTTTTTTACCTCCGTTGTAAAGCTCATTGAAATCTACTAATTCGATCATTGCCATATCAGCATTATCTCCTAAACGATTTCCAACTTTAATGATACGAGTGTATCCACCTGGACGGTCACCTACTTTAGCAGCTACGTCTCTGAACAAATCAGTTACAGCATATTTGCTACGTAAGTATCCAAAAACGATACGACGGTTGTGAGTCGTGTCAGATTTAGATTTTGTAATTAATGGCTCAACAAATTGTTTAAGCGCTTTAGCTTTTGCAACAGTTGTATTGATACGTTTGTGCTCAATAAGAGAACAAGCCATATTAGCCAACATAGAACCTCTATGTGCAGTCTGTCTGCTTAAGTGATTGAATTTTTTTCCGTGTCTCATGACATATTTTTTTTATCTTCATCTTGCTATAATCCACCCTGGACAGCAAAATATGAAGTAATTTATTCTTTATCTAATTTGTATTTTGCTAAATCCATTCCGAAGTTCAAATTTTTAATCGCCACTAGTTCATCTAGTTCCGTTAAAGATTTTTTACCGAAATTACGGAATTTCATTAGGTCATTTTTATTGAAAGATACTAAATCTCCAAGTGTATCAACTTCAGCAGCTTTTAAGCAATTTAATGCTCTTACAGAAAGATCCATATCAACAAGCTTGGTTTTAAGCAATTGTCTCATGTGTAATGACTCTTCGTCATACGATTCTGTTTGTGCAATTTCGTCAGCCTCAAGAGTAATTCTTTCGTCTGAGAACAACATAAAGTGGTGAATCAAAACTTTAGCAGCTTCAGTAAGGGCATCTTTTGGATTAATTGAACCATCAGTTTTAATTTCAAAAACTAATTTTTCGTAATCTGTTTTTTGCTCTACACGGAAATTTTCAATAGCATACTTAACATTTTTTACCGGAGTAAAAATAGAGTCAGTAAATATAGTTCCAATTGCAGCATTTTGTTTTTTGTTCTCTTCAGCAGGAACATATCCTCTACCTTTTTCGATTGTTAAATCGAAGTGTAGTTTGATTTTAGGATCTAAATTACAGATTACAAGTTCTGGATTCAAAACTTGGAAACCTGAAATAAATTTCTGGAAATCACCAGCTGTTAATTGATCTTTACCAGTAACTGAAATAGTAACTGATTCATTATCTATATCTTCGATTTGACGTTTGAAACGTACTTGCTTAAGATTAAGAATAATTTCTGTAACGTCTTCAACAACTCCTGAGATAGTAGAAAACTCATGATCTACACCTTCGATGCGTACCGATGTGATTGCATAACCTTCTAATGCTGAAAGCAAAACTCTTCTAAGTGCGTTACCAACTGTCAATCCGTAACCAGGTTCTAAAGGTCTAAATTCGAATTTACCTTCAAAATCGGTTGAATCAATCATGATAACTTTATCGGGCTTCTGAAAATTAAATATTGCCATAAATTTCGACTAAGTCAATTATTATTTGTTGTACAACTCTACGATTAATTGTTCTTTAATGTTTTCTGGAATTTGAAGTCTAGCTGGTACAGAAACGAAAGTACCTTCTTTTAATTCATTATTCCAAGTAATCCATTCATAAACATGACTTGAATTTGACAAAGAACGTTCGATAGCTTCTAATGATTTAGATTTTTCACGAACTGCAACTTTATCACCAGGTCTAAGGTGGTAAGAAGGAATATTAACCACTTCACCATTAACGGTTACGTGTCTGTGAGAAACGATTTGACGAGCACCTCTTCTAGAAGGAGCAATACCCATTCTAAAAACTACGTTGTCTAATCTTGCTTCACATAACTGTAATAAAACTTCACCAGTAACACCTTTAGTAGCTGATGCTTTTTTGAATAAACCTCTGAATTGTTTTTCTAAAATTCCATAAGAATATTTAGCTTTTTGTTTTTCCATTAATTGGATAGCAAATTCAGATTTTTTTCCTCTTTTTTTAGCCATCCCGTGTTGTCCAGGAGGGTAATTTCTTTTTTCGAATGCTTTATCGTCTCCGAAAATTGCTTCGCCAAATTTACGAGCGATTCTTGTACTAGGACCAGTATATCTTGCCATTTTAAATTGTTTAAGATTGAGATTATGAATTCAGGTCTGATCCTTCAATAATCGATATTCAATCTAGGTTATACTATAATTTGTTTTTGAGTATTAAACTCTACGTCTTTTTGGAGGACGACATCCGTTGTGAGGCATTGGAGTAACATCAATGATTTCAGTCACTTCAATTCCACCGTTATGCAAAGAACGGATAGCAGACTCTCGTCCGTTTCCTGGTCCTTTTACATAAACTTTTACTTTTTTAAGTCCAGCTTCTAACGCTACTTTACTGCAATCTTCTGCTGCCATTTGAGCTGCATACGGAGTGTTCTTTTTAGAACCTCTGAAACCCATTTTACCTGCAGAAGACCAAGAAATAACATCACCTTTCTTATTTGTCAAAGAAATAATGATGTTGTTAAAAGTGGCACTAATATGAGCTTCACCCGTTGATTCAACGATAACTTTACGTTTTTTTGTAGTTGCTTTAGCCATATTACTTATTATTTAGTTGCTTTTTTCTTGTTAGCAACAGTTTTTCTTTTACCTTTTCTTGTTCTAGAGTTGTTCTTCGTTCTTTGTCCTCTTAATGGAAGACCAGATCTATGACGAATACCTCTATAACATCCAATATCCATTAAACGTTTAATGTTTAAAGAAACTTCTGAACGTAGTTCACCTTCAATTTTGAAAAATGATACAGCATCACGAATTGCTCCGATCTCGTCATCATTCCAATCTTGCACTTTTGTATCTTGGCTAACTTGAGCTTTCTCTAAAATCTCAATTGCTCTACTTCTACCTATTCCGAAAATGTAGGTCAAAGCGATAACTCCTCTTTTGTTTTTTGGGATATCTACCCCTGCTATTCTTGCCATAACTATCCTTGTCTTTGTTTAAATCTAGGATTCTTTTTGTTGATTACGTATAATCTGCCTTTTCTTCGTACAATCTTGCACTCGGCACTTCTTTTTTTAACTGATGCTCTTACTTTCATTGTGAATATCTTTAATATCTATAAGTAATTCTTGCTTTTGACAAATCGTAAGGGCTCATTTCTAGTTTCACTTTATCACCGGGTAATAATTTGATGTAATGCATACGCATTTTTCCAGATATATGAGCAATTACTATATGTCCATTTTCTAACTCAACACGGAACATTGCATTTGACAATGCTTCAATGATTGATCCGTCTTGTTCTATTGCTGATTGTTTTGCCATAAGATTAAGCTACTGCTTTTCTATTTTTACCACTTTTCATTAATCCATCATAATGTTTATTCAACAAGTATGAATTGATTTGCTGAATAGTATCTATTGCAACACCAACCATAATGATTAATGATGTACCTCCAAAAAACATTGCCCAAGATTGTTGAACATCCATAACACTAACTACAATCGCTGGGAACACAGCTATCAGCGCCAGAAATAAAGAGCCTGGAAATGTGATTAAAGACATCACTTTATCAAGAAATTCAGAAGTTTCAACTCCTGGTCGAACACCTGGAATAAAACCACCACTTCTTTTTAAATCGTCAGACATCTTATTAGTAGGAACTGTGATTGCAGTATAGAAGAAAGTAAATACAACTATTAAAGTTGCAAAAACAAAATTATACCAAAACCCGAACATATTACTAAAAGCACCAACTATTGATTGTGCAGTATCTGCTTTTGATAAACCTGCAACAGCAGCAGGAATAAACATAATTGCCTGAGCAAAGATAATTGGCATTACACCAGAGGCATTTAATTTCAATGGAATCCACTGTCTGTTACCACCCATCATATCTTGTTCAAAATCCCCTGAAGTAGTACGACGTGCGTACTGTACAGGTATCTTTCTCACTGCCATTACTAACAGTATACAAGAAATAATAACTAATAACCAAACAATAATTTCCACAACTAACAACATTAGTCCTCCATTATTGTTTGTAACTCTAGCAGCAAATTCCTGTATAAAAGCTTGTGGAAATCTAGCCAAAATACCTACCATAATTAACAGAGAAATTCCGTTACCGATTCCTTTGTCAGTGATTTTTTCTCCTAACCACATGGCAAAAATTGTACCTGTAACTAGAATAATTACTGAAGAAAATAAAAATTCAAATGAATCAAAACCTAACAAGAACGCACTACTTGGTATTGTTCTATATAGATTATAAATGTATCCTGGTCCTTCAACCAATGTTATACCTATTGTTAACCAACGAGTAATTT from Flavobacterium eburneipallidum includes these protein-coding regions:
- the secY gene encoding preprotein translocase subunit SecY, translating into MKKFIESLINVWKIEELKNRILITLGILLVYRFGAHVTLPGIDATQLTGLAGQTKEGIGSVLDMFTGGAFSKASVFALGIMPYISASIVVQLMGIAIPYLQKLQSDGESGRKKINQITRWLTIGITLVEGPGYIYNLYRTIPSSAFLLGFDSFEFLFSSVIILVTGTIFAMWLGEKITDKGIGNGISLLIMVGILARFPQAFIQEFAARVTNNNGGLMLLVVEIIVWLLVIISCILLVMAVRKIPVQYARRTTSGDFEQDMMGGNRQWIPLKLNASGVMPIIFAQAIMFIPAAVAGLSKADTAQSIVGAFSNMFGFWYNFVFATLIVVFTFFYTAITVPTNKMSDDLKRSGGFIPGVRPGVETSEFLDKVMSLITFPGSLFLALIAVFPAIVVSVMDVQQSWAMFFGGTSLIIMVGVAIDTIQQINSYLLNKHYDGLMKSGKNRKAVA